The Eriocheir sinensis breed Jianghai 21 chromosome 4, ASM2467909v1, whole genome shotgun sequence genomic interval GGTTCCCTCGTCTGCCCCAAGTGGAGAGGAAATAGCCAGAAGAAACCTTGAAGGGATCCCAATCAGAATCTGAATCATATACAGGAATTATGAACAGAGCCACAAAACCCCTAGCTTGAGGCCAACTTTTCTCCATGGTAATGATAACCCTAAGGTTCAAAATATGAAGTAAATTTGAAGCCTGAATATTATTAAATAAGTAAATTAAAGGGGATGTAAAGAGGCATATGACACTGTCAATGCAAATAACAGAACAAGTACAAGAAGGAACAGATCAGCATCACAaagttttaaatatatataaaaaaatggggTTGAAACACAGGTTTGAAATTAATATAAAGACAAAATGTGAACTGTCTTTATAGACAGCTATCAAAGAAACTGCATGCTTGTCAAATTTGCTAAAGGAAATCAACCCAACAAAAGAGTACAGGCAAACACCAACACAGATCAAAACCAGACCCGGAGCACCAAGACACAGCATCCAACACCAAGAAAGTCAGACTCACGGGTGTGCCGTCCACCCAATGACTCATCcgtcagggggagggagggggaggtgcacTCAACCTCACGTATCCCTCAACTGTAAGTGAAAATATCGTACAGAAAAACTGATCAAAGACATATATCTAATTTACTAGTAAGAGGAACTGCTAGAGCCAATGCTGCTGCTGGTGACACAAAGAAATAATCAACAGGTTCATATGGAAATTTTTCATAATGTGCTTGTGAACTACATTACCTATGATGAAGTGCTTAGCCTTAAATGACACAGAATTTAAAATATTTCATATAAGGCATGCTATTTCAATAGCAGTACTATGGAGTATTTACAGTCAATAAATTAATACATAAATCAATCAAAAAGTCACTGAGAACATGTATACAGCAAACTTCCAATGAATACCTGTCAGACTTACATGGGAACATTGAATCGTCAATTATAATTTTACATGTGAAAGTCTGAGCAGGtgcaacacaaacacacttcCTAATGTCCACTTTAGCACAAGGGAGCCAACACAGCTACTCTAGGACAGGATGACTTGTGTGGTGCTGGCAAGGCTGAAGGCTGACACACTCCTGCCCATGGCAAGGTTGCTCTCAAGTGAGGAACATCCACAAGCACAGACTGCTGACTCTACAGTGAGTTGTCAAATTCACCACTTCAGGATCCTAATTTATGGTCTTTTTTCAGTGACCTCCATATATGGCAAGACACAGCAACAGCTTCCACATACAGACACACCCATGAGATAGACTTGATAGTGGTGCTGGACTTGAAGGGAACACAACGCTACCATAGACTTCACACCGCTCAAACAGAAAgcgggacacgcacacacacacaacgaactCAACCCCCTCGCTAAAATAAAAAGCCAGTACGTAAACCCACTCAATCACAACAGTGGGGGGGGAAAGATAGTTAAATAGTTAATAAAAGCCCACAGGTGTAAAAAAAACCGCCCAGGGCAGCCTACCTGAGGAATTTGGGAGGTCCAGGGGTCAGGTTGGGCTGCCTCCCTCTCGGCCTCACGCCAGCTGACTGCTACCGCATTTTTTCCTCTCCAGGGTCAAACGGCGTCGTGTTCTTGGCGCcgggaaggtcaggtcaggtcaagggcaCCCTAAGACCCCTTCGTCAGCGCCACAGGGAACTTCACCTTCACTTGTCtgcctcctcactccctcctcctccttagaccTCGTCCTCCACCGCTTCCCCACTTCACACACTTCCTTTCCTCGGCTCAAACTCAGCACCAGATACTTAAGGACTCACCTGCATGGTTATCTTTACTCGGTACCGGGGGAATGATTAATTATGGCCTCACAAGGGTCTACGTGACATGGTTGGCGGGGATCGTCCGGGccccccagcaccaccacaacaactggTCACGCGGCCCCGCCAACAAGGAAACGCCCTAGACTCTGGCGCTTAATATCCCTAGATGGCCCCCTCTCATTCCCTTGTCGTGGTCTGTTTTAGCGTGTTTCTTAACCCTTCCACTCCCCTAGAAGATTAGTCGCCCTGATGAGTAGTTCTGATGGGGGATTACAGtgtcctttcttttttatgtgtgtttttgtatccaTTTTATAATATCCCTAAATGGCCCCCACGTCTTGTCTTGGTTTGTTTTAGCATGTTTACAGCCCCTTCCATTCCCCTAGATGCTAAGTAGTTCTGATGAGTTGTTCTGATTAGTGATTATAGtctctttttgtttgtgtgtgtgtgcttttacaTCCCTTCCATATATCCCTAAATGGCCCCCGGTCCACCTCGGTTTTCTCGGTGTCTCTAACGTTTGCATAGCCCCTCCATTCCGCCAAGTAGTTCTGACGAGTGATTATGGTCTCTTAAGCCATGTTTCTAACCCCTCCATTGCGCTAGAGGGGTCAGTAACTCAGGCGCACCAATGTCCCTGAATGGCCCCCGATCCTCCAGCTTGTCTTGGCCTCTTTTTGCGTGTttacaaccccccctccccttcccccatgcaGGCAGAGGGTTAGCAACTGAAGAGTCAAGCAGCGGTGGATTTTAACTGCCCGGAGACTGACGTTCAATGCCCTTCCATGTGCTATTCTTTGATTTCCcggatgtttttttctgttttgttttttgtcgttgttgttgttgttgttgttgcagctagtgtgtgtttgtgtgtgcttatTCTTTTCCATATCTCGTCAGCGAgtgtctacatatatatatatatttaggctATATTTCAACAGCTGTAGATGTGTCATAACGTTAAATATCACGTGTTACTATCATCAGAGGGGAGGTATATATAGCTAAATGCAACATTATACCTACTACGTACGTGTCCTTGGGTTTCtcgatttattttttttatttttttatgtttaggtACTGTACGTAGCATTTCGTCAGAGTAGGATATTTTATTAACTGAATACTCAAACAGCGGTAGATACTAACTGGTTTGGAAATAGCGAGAGCTGCTCTTTTTTGTATAACGTCAATGTTTTCATAAATTTTATCAGCTTCTGGCAGGAGTTTGATTGGTCAAGAAAAATCCCTAGTTTGCCTCCCCCTCGCCCGTGGTGCGCCCGTCCCCAGGCGCAGGGAAATTCCTCGGGCCCAGGAGCGCTCAGGCCACGGCTCGGCCGACGTGACGGACCCAACAAACTAGTTCCGTCAATACTCACCCAATTTTTCGATTTCACTATATATCTTATGCTTTTACAAACTAGTTTCTTTACATTCTGACAAAATAATGACGTCACCCTTTTGCGCTGCATGACCACCGTGAGTTGTGATAAAAATAATCAATATTTGGCAAGGCGTCTTGTGGCCTCAGCGCTCCACTTCACGGAGCATCGCGGGGCGGCGGGAGGTTTGAACTCAGCGCTAGAGTGTGACACATTGACCTAGGCTTGTATTAATGAGCTTCACCACGACACTGTAAGTACATCCATTACTAGTACATGTAACAAGCAAATTGTTTAAAATACTGGTATGACGAGATGGTTGTTTCTCAATAAACGTCAATATTGAGTTAAGCAAATTTACGAGTATACTTGCTGGTCGATCTCTTCAACTCCATCATATGTCCATCGTATTTATATAAGGTAGTGAAAGAAAAAAGCATATGATGAGATTTTCTTCCCACGGGGACTGGCAAAGAGTCACAGAATCCACGAGTcattaaaagagaagagaagagaaaaaagaaatggaagagaaagagaaaggtaaaaaaagaagagaaaataaaacaaaaatagtaagggagagatagatagatggatagatagatagatagatagataaataaatactctCACAGaaacctagtctggaccatagggtatgtgtggtctaaatatctatgcaaatctatgtaaatctatgaatGTTAGGGCGGGGCCGAGTGTCTTGTTACATACGACTTTTATCACCTTTTCTCTGCCAAGGCGACTTCATAATCAAAGGGTAAGGTCAAGGAATCTAGGAGTATAACTgctaataatcataaaaacttaATTGGTGACGGGGCCTTCTCGTACTCCAAATAGCATCGACAATAATCAGGCATCGTAACTGTAATGGATCGCTGCCAGAGGACGGAAGGAGTAGCCAGCAAGGTCATCGGCACAGCACCGTCTTGTTACTGGCACGTCTACAGTTTCCACCACGGGTTTCCACCTTGCCCCGTCCCGTCCCGCATTCCTTTTAAATACTACGTTCTTATTACTGAAGAAGCATAGTAGTATATATGAGTTTATTGAGTACACATGCAGCTATGAAGACTGCACATGTTTGGGTTACAGTTAGATTAGATTGAAGATATTTGCAAACCATGTCAGGCAGCAACTCACAAAAAAgcaacagagatagatagagatagatagatagatagatagatagatagattgattgattgattgacagatagatagatagatatagatagaatagtagatagatagatagatagagatagattagtagatagatatatagatatagagagatagtatagatagacagatgttaGAAAGAAAGTTTCATATTACTAAGGAAGCAAATATATGAATTCACTGAGTAAACAAACTGGGTTATTATTAGGGTGGGTTGAGATATAACAAACACTAATTTTTAGTAAATTCAATAAAGAGCCTAATTTAGTTGATTAAAAAGTCTCATTACTGAAGATGCATATATAAGTTTATTGATTGAGTACACAGAATTGATGGGCACGTATAATAGTTAGGATAGGttaagggtatcttcaaacatataacaaaaataaaacaatggtTAATTGATAAGATATATGACGAAAAAAAACTTTGTTGgatggatttttttatttatttgagagAAAGAATTTGAATTTATAATTTATAATAGAGTGTATGACTATGGTGACCTTATGGGGTCATAGTTTGACTGGGTTAAGTGAATCTGCAAACATGATAGACAACAACTTGTATATAGTAAGAGTTTTGGAGGTGATGATGCAAAACGCCTAACCTTGAGGATGTATATTAACAGAAGATGATTATGAAGCTTCCGGTTGATAGTCGTTATCAAGAATGTTTAGTGCACTGGgatatgaaaataatgaagttgtCGCTATACAGCATAGAAAGAATGGATGTTGTTGCTGCTGGAACTGCATGTATAGGTGAAAACAAAATGTATGGTATGCAAGGATCGAGTACGTGCTACATgccagattttttttgttttttactggAGTTGCCAAAAAATAAAATGCTGGCTCTACTAGTAAATGGATCGCCTGTACAACCAAGCCATTTTAATTTtaccatctttatttttcatatcaaTATTTGCTTATCGAAGGGACTGATTAAAttggtctatatattttttttcccttgatgccGTGTCATggacctcaacaacaacaacaacaacaacaacaataataataatgataataataataataataatacataaaagaAGGTTCGATGTTCTCAGACGCTGCCGCCTCAAcagcatcaactatttccaaaggccaaaacgagATCAATCGCGGGCTCTCatgagtgcttctttaggttcataatacagaagaaagatgaaactaccaccagggccattaaactacccctggaaatgcccaaaactcctaggaaaacgTTGTCAAATATGTACGTTTGGataccgaaatgtttaaaaatacggtaCAAGGTCTCCCGATAATTCTCGCGCGACTCCAGAAAACTCTCACAGGACTACAGAGTTTTCGGGAGCCAGTGTTATGGGTCCGGCGGCGGCGGGTTAGGGCGTGGACGGCGTGCGTGGAGCCCCTCTTTAAAATGTTTATCCGTAGGACGCTGTTACTGCTGCTCGCGGGCCTCCTCTGCCTGGTGGTCACGACGGAAGGTAACTATAGCCATCCTTAGAGGTCCTGTAGGATGCTGTGaggtccttgaagtggtgtaatGGAGGGACTGGATAGACTTGCACGGATCCTAGCCAAGGCTATGTTTgggtgtggaggaagggagagagggagggaacttGTGTTTGTTATTCTGTATAAGCTTGATTATATGTACCGTTTGTATTGGGGTGAGGTTTTATTATCCGGGGAGGTGAAATAAATGCCTGTACGACTTTGTGTGTAAGTTTCGGGAGGGAGGGAACTTGTGCTTGTTATTCTGTACAAGCTTGATTTTACGTCTCGTGTGTTGGGGTGATCTTTTATTGTCTGCGGAGGTGAAACATGTGCCTATACGATTTTATGTGTGTGGAAGTTATATTTAGGAGGGTCGGGAGGGAGGGAACTTGTGCTTGTTATTCTGTACAAGCTTAGTTCTACGTCTCGTGTGTATTGGAGTGATCTTTTTATTGTCTGGGGAGGTGAAATATGTCCTTAGGGGCCTAGATGATTTGATGACTGTGGAACTTAGGTAATATTCTTAAACAAGGTGGTAGTTTACctgtttggaagggaagggaggcaactTGTACACTATTGTTGTACTCATCCTGTTCACcatattccctctctccctagaAACCTAGTTAACATCATTTTGAAACATTTAGTCTTACACCTACTACATAACTGCTAACTTTGATCCTTCAACTGCCATTTTATTCATGAACCAAAATTTATTGATATTATTACAGAATTACACCCATCTCATTATCTCATACCTAAGGACACCTTGATACTATATCAAGAATTTTGTGCATATACAACACACGGCCATATTGTTTTCCATTGCAAACCACTTATTTAGAATACATTAATTTCTTAAAATATGGTCTAGGCAAGGGGAATACATTACGAGATTTATTAACGTTTATTGCAGTTTGGCAGCAGAGCACAGAtcaggtatggttaggttagatttagttcaATTAGGTCAGGTCAGGATAGATTAGTTTAGATTTATTTGGTAATTGTTCATGATAAATATGTGATGCTCTTTGCGCTGTACCCACCGACCGCTGACTGCCAACTGCCAATGACAGCAACCAGTGGTGCAGTGCATCCGTATCACATATTTATCACAATTGAATCTAACCtgatctaacctgacctaacttaactaaatctaacctaaccatacctgacctgttctcataagaacataagaacataggagactgcaagaggcctagtggcctacacatggcagctccagattcccccccactactgCTGACTTAATGCGATAAATGGAAATAAAACCCTTGATATATTCCTTCCCCCATATCATTCttatgaccaagatgattcaggggctgaggaacctcccatatcaaaataggctgaaacatctaaacttgcattcactagaaagacgaagagtgcagggagatctgatagaagtattcaaatgggtcaagggttacaacaaaggcaatataagtaacgtactgagaattagccagcaggatagaactcgcagtaatggatttaaattagaaaagtactATAGATTTAGgaaagatataggcaagcattggtttagtaatagggtggtgggggaatggaatagactcagcaatcaaatagttagtgcagggacgatagcttgttttaagagtagactggatagctacatggacgaggacgacaggtggcagttaggtgtgggtgcagtaaggtgacagggtactggtgcgtgcctagtactgcCGGTATaacaaggatcaagcctctacttgtaacccctgtaactacacctcacccatcgtgagtagtggggaggattctggagctgccctgtgtaggccacacgGCCTCTTGCAgcttccctatgttcttatgtacggTACTAAGAAACTGATACCTCCCAAATGAGTGATTTGCAATGGAAAGCAATACGGCAGTGTGTTGTATGTTCACAAAGTACTTCATATAGCACAaaggtgttttttgctgtgagacAGGTGTAgggaataatataaatttatccaACTGAATGCCTTGCTATACATTCTTGTCATTTTTGTTATAATTACTAGTTTATGTGTATCATAATCTTAAAACCTCAAACAGGTAACTGCAACCTATGTTTTATTTCCCCCCAAACAATACTTTTCTAATTACTGTGTGTTTGGCACCAGCAAAGGATAGTTTCCTGGCAGGAGAGGTGTCATTCTCTCTTAGCTTTGCTTAGGCCATAAAGTTTAGTTGGATGACTAATTATTTTAGCTGACTACAGTTATTTTAGCCCTTTCCTTTTATTGGATGTCAATTATATTAGTATTCTCAAAAAAAGTAAGCAAAATTATTTCCAGGGATACATTGTTGGTTCTGCAATAGCATGCTGGACAGTATCTGCCGTGACCCTTTTGACAACACGACAGCCAGCAAAAAGGACTGCGCCGTGTCGGAGGAGCTGCCCCACCTGCGCGGTGTTCCTGCCACCATGTGTCGCAAGATACGCATGAAAGGTGAATGCTTTTCAATTCTGAGATTTCTAAAAGGAAAAGGATACATGATTTTGTACCCTATTCATCATTAACCCTTGTCAGTGTATATGTACTAAAATATCCCTCTCAGTGAACCAAAGAAATTGTTATGTTTAAAATCATGGATATATTATCAAACTAATTaattaaccctgatggcagcaccgccgtctcatctatctctaaggctgaattcttctctcaaactttctgtaaaagctccactctggacaattctgggcatattcctcttactcatcctccctctgactcctttatgcctgttattaagattcttaagaatgttGTTTTCTATGGCCTCTCTGGCCTCGACCCTCAGAAGGCTAATTGGCCtgacggagtgcctcctattgtcctcaaaaactgtgcttccgtgctgacaccctgccttgtcaaactctttcgcctctgtctgtcaacatctacatttccttcctgttggaagtatgccttcattcagcctgtgcctaagaagggtgaccgttccaatccctcaaactaccgccctatagctttattttcttgtctatctaaagctttttaatcaatccttaaccgaaagaatcaaaagcacctttccacttctgacctgctatctgatcgccagtatgggttccacaaggggctttctactggcgatcttcttgttctcttaactgacttggtcatcctctcagccgttttggtgaaactttctcagttgcgctggacatatcaaaagctttcgatagtctGGCACAGATCTtagctttctaaactgccctcttttggattctatccttctctctgttcctttatctccagtttcctttccagctgttctatctctgcggtggtagacagcagaggtgggcaagtgtggtacttagtgcggtagtaccgcatcaaaAAAAGTatcgcactaccgcaaaatttctacTGTCcgaaacccttatgcaagagttaaccagtatctccattctttcatccccttcactggtaaactctggaacagccttccttcatctgtatttcctcctgcctatgacttgacctctttctccacccgaaattgacctctcttttggctactctttacttttgtctattatgggagtggCAGGTAGcaggcttcctttttttttcactttttgttgcctttgagccatctcctttgtttaaaaaaaaaaaaaaaaaaaaaagttgcaaccACTAACAAAATCTTTTTCAATTTACCTCCACTCAGTGATGGGCCACTGGCGATACAAGAGGGACTGTGCCCGTCTTGGTGAGGCAGGTGTGGGGGGCGATGAGCGGTATTGCATTTATCGCACTGGCACCTTCAACATCCACACTGAGTACTGCACCTGCAACGACAAAGATGGGTGCAACCCCGCGCCTGTGATCCGCCCCAGCCTACCCCTGGTGGCACTGCTGGGTCTCTTTGGGGTGGCAGGGTGCAGGTGGTGGCTAGTCAATTGACTGGTGACACAGGGTTATCAGGAGAGCTCAATAGGCCAGGAGCAGCCAAATGAATCATCTAGTATTTTTGATACTTAGAGACTGCCAGCCATGGTACTAAGATGGTGTATTCTTTTAAGCTTTATTTAACTGATTGAACTGTGAATCTCTGTCCCCAGAATCTTCATGTGTAAGACTATATTTGCCTGCCTAATACATAAATCATTCCAGTCCCTTTGAGATAGGGAATATACAAATAAGCTATATTTATTCTTTACTAATGGGTCTCTGAATCTCCGTCCTTTGGGCATTTTTTGCTTAAGACTTTATCCGTCCATCTAGTTCATAAATGACACGCATTCCCATTGAGAATGAAAGTATTTAGTGCAGCTTTATTTTGCCAATGAAACTGTGCATCATTATTCCTCTGATCTTCATGCAGAGGATGTTATCTTGCCATACTTACATAGTGCTTCAGctctcagaagaaaaaaaaaacaatggggtGGCCACATGAGGAGTCTCCAACTCCCTGTTCCTACATGAATTATCAGATTTCACTTCCATTTCTTATCCATTTTTCTATGGCTGTTTACTGTTTATATGGATGGGCATAGGGGGATTAGGTATACAAAGCTGTAGGTAAGAGGTACAGTGCAGTCTTTGGTTGCAGGACTATTTTCAGATGATGCATTGTTGGCAGAAAATGAGAGTATGATgcaaggggggtgggtggggggggtaacAGTAATGGGAGTGGATTGTGAAGTGATTGAATGGGTGAAGCATGGTGTTTTTTAGATGGTTTGGACAAGATGAGACtgaatgaggatgactttgtgCAGTGAGTATATGAGGGCAGGGTTGAGGGAGATTGTCAGAGGGAGACCACCAGTTTTATGGATCAGTAAAGGGGACGAGTTTTGGAGAGAGTGCTGGTGGGtgaaggattgagtgtgctgagaggatGTGTTGTAACAGGAAAGGTAGGAGGCTCTCCTGCTGTGGCCACCCCATTGAGGAAAGTTCATGTGAGGAAACAGGGCATTGGAGAAATGGATAGATAGGCTCCTTCTTGTTTCAGTACTTCACTCATTTTTaccatctttctctctcacttggtGTACTTCACATGCTTTTGCATCATGGCAGCATTACAGATTTCATTCCATTTTTACCTCAACTGTaacatttttttctgtgtttttaccAGGcattttatgagaatatataacAGTTTTATGATATAATGATTGTATAGTGATTTGATGGCCTGTAGGGAATGGAAAAGTATAGATGACTGAGTATATAAGTGGAGTTGATGATATGGGTTTAAAAGTATGGCCTCCTGTAAATCAGACAGAATCTCAAATATTTCCTGTAGTATGGAtgggtggagaagaggagaggggtgaaTTATGTAAGGTGTATGGATAGCAAAAATCATTAGCTCCTATTTTCATGGCCATCTTTTTAACTGGTTCATCTCCCTCATCAGTATTTCTAAGGAAAGGAGTTTGAAATAGCTTCTGCCTTCAAAAAAACTATTAGAAGCAAGCATCAGAAGAGATCAGTTCTGTATTTTTTCTCAATAATGTTTGTAATTATTTTCAATTACATTATGTAGTTAAGTTTCTTTTATTAAGTGTCATAGTGGCATTATTTATTTTAACTTGGAATATTAGTAGGATATTGTTACTGAAAAATATTCTTGAAAGATATTGAATTGTTTATATGCAGCACTTGACATGGTCTTTTAGATGATTAATGATGAATTTGTTACATATCAGCTGTTTATGAaccagacagaaggaaaagtggtGATCTATTTGGTACCAATGTTTGTCCTTCATTGAGCTGCAGCTGCTAATGATACTTCTTGCTTTAGACACTTTTCTTTGCTGTTGATAAGTGGCCATTTTACTGCTCATTGTTTCCTGTAATAATATCTTAACTTACCATTGTAATTTACCATACCAGAGGAACAGTTTTATGGTTAGTGATTGTAATGTTATCATTACAGGTGGATTTCCTAACCCATGATAAAAATTGTGTTCATACTAAATTCTATACAGGGTAAGGGTAATTGAGgaagcttcttttttttccagatATGTAATTCATTGAATAATAGTGTttaattttttctctatttacaaATACCTACAGGGTATGTTTATGGTCTGTTGTTTCTGTACCTGTAATACCAGTTTAACTATCCACCACATATTCCTAGAATAACCATTGTAGTTGTCAatcagtatatttttttcctattattcctgTGGTCTTGTATCATGTTATTAATCATTAGATTCCTTGGTTAACAATATTGTCTTCTCTTTCCAGTATGCATTAAATTCACCCACTAATGCTGCAATGCCAGCAATCATATTTTATCCAATATTTACTTAACACTTGCTTACTCCTTTCTTAGTGCATCACCACTTTCACCAACTGTGGTCTGTGTAGCCAATAGATTATGGACTCATTCCAGTGTTGAAAGAAAATTTTATATACTATTGAACAAAACTGCTTTAAATTTTGTTACCCTATTCCTTGTATTCTTTAGTGTTTGTAAGATATTTGCTATACTTGGGGCTTTCAAATGTCAGGCATTAATTTATGAAGATTTTATAGAGCTTTCTTTAACTTAAGTCTCTCAGAGGAGAGAATTCCTTTATACAAAAAATTAAACTTGTAAATTTGTTCCCCTGTTTCTCCCTTTGGGCAGATTTTTCATTAGAAGGCTATTGAATGTTGCTTACACTGTTGACATATTTGCCCGTGGACACAAGCTATGGAAG includes:
- the LOC127010330 gene encoding uncharacterized protein LOC127010330, which gives rise to MFIRRTLLLLLAGLLCLVVTTEGIHCWFCNSMLDSICRDPFDNTTASKKDCAVSEELPHLRGVPATMCRKIRMKVMGHWRYKRDCARLGEAGVGGDERYCIYRTGTFNIHTEYCTCNDKDGCNPAPVIRPSLPLVALLGLFGVAGCRWWLVN